GCCAACAAGCTGTGAGTGATGTCCAAGTTTTGATAGTTGATGTGCTGGATTTCTGGGATCCCACCGAGCATCCTGGCTTGTGCAACCCTGTAATAAAAATCAGTGTGTCTCTCGAGTGTGTAATTACTGGCTTGCTGTGCACTGGGTACTGAATCCGATTTTTGTGGAAAACAGTATCATTTCTATCTTGAGTATCAACAGTATCATTTCTGTCTTGAGCTCTCTCAGAGGGGTCTGCTGCAACTTGTAAATTCTATGTAATTTATTAAAACGCTGctttcatcccttttttttgtGCTGATATACGCATGAAATGGGGAGTGTGGAGTTTGATTTTTACCCCTCTGAGGGCTGACCTGTCTCATGATGTTCGAACTCCTAGGGCGCCGCTAAAATCGGGATTTTGTTTTAACCCGAATGAGGCTCCGCCGCGGGCGCCGTTGAGCCCTGGTACTCAGCGTGTGTCCGGGGCCCACCTCAGTCTGGGCGGGCCGGGGCAGTGTCGGGGCCGTGCCAGCGCTACCGGGACAGTCCCGGGGGAAAGCACGCCGGGACTATTTAACGTGGCTGTTCGCTCGCGGTATCCTTCCGCCGCACGGCGCGTATCGCTGCGTGCAGCCCGTGCGCGGCCCGTGCCGTCACTTCCCGCGGAAGCGGAAGGCGGGCGGGAcgcggcccggccggggcgATGTCGGCCAGCGCCGTGTATGTGCTGGACCTGAAGGGGAAGGTGAGGCCCGGAGCCGAGCGGGAGTTCCGCTGCCGCTGGGAGGGCTGCGGGGGTTCCGCTTCCCGGGCTGCCAGCCCCGGATTAGCCCGGCGGGGACAGGGGAGTGTGGCCTGTAGCCCCTCGCCGGTAGGGGTGTTGGGTGAGGCGGCATCCCCGGGTAATTAATCTCTGCCGGTGTTGTAGCTGCTTTGCCTCTGAGGAGTTGGTTTTCCTATCCTAAAATCGTTGTGAGAGTGTGAGCAGGAATAGGGGAAGGTCTGGGAAATACTAATACATGACTTGGCACTTAAATGTTGGTATTCGCGTTCTGATCGGCAGAGTATTTCAGCATTGTGATTTGCACGTGTAAATGCAGAGAGGCTCGAGGGAAGCTGGATGATCTTCGAGGGGCCTTTCACGCATTTGTGTGTCTTGCATGATAACGTCCttatggaagagaaaaaagaaggatttgGTTGCTTTCTTTGTAGGTTCTGATCTGTCGGAATTATCGTGGAGATGTGGACATGTCAGAGGTGGAACATTTTATGCCAATCCttatggaaaaggaagaagaggggaCACTTTCTCCTATCCTAGCACATGGGGGAGTTCGTTTCATGTGGATTAAACACAACAACCTGTATCGTATCCTTTGTGCTGCAGATGTGCGGACATGCCAAGggctgctggtttgggttttttaatgtcaaaATGCAAGTTGGAGAATGGGTGAAGTGGTATAAAGAGGCTATATTCAGTAAAGTTGGTTATATTAAATAAGGGGGTTTTGTGCTTTACATAGTGTAATATGCACCAGCAGCATAAGGTCCAGAgaagtgttttaattttactCTAATCTGTGACTTCCTGGATGTTTATCTTCATATCTCCTTAGATCATATCTACTGTTAAGTAGTTAATGCATAATTCCTCTAGGCAACTCTGTTTGCCTAAAATTAGGCTTTTCAAAATGCGCTtagtaaactttttttaaaatgcacattccTGAACATCCTTTATCAGTTGTTGCAACTTCTAAGAAAAATGCTTGTGTATCACtggtgttttcatttttatataaagtAGTTCAGGTGAGTATATTTCAAAAGTAATCTTTGTGTTCTGTCTAAATAGAGGTGCATAGAGCTTTCACATTTTCTAAGAACTTCAATAATAGcatttttgctttgtatttgATTATTTTGTAGGACTGTCTAATAAGGGCACTGATATTTTGTAGCTGTGTAGGCAGAGGATGGGGCAGATGCTGTAATAGTTACACAAGAGCTGAGCACCTGGAGGAGATTGTGAATTGGTGCATGATCCGAACACAGATCCTGTGTTTGGTTCATCTGTATCtgttgagaaaaatattttctccagaataaatatttttcataatagTTTATTCTAGGATTCTCTGTATGTGTTTTAATTGTGGTAGTTTCCTGGGGCTGATCTGAGCAGAATGCTGTTTGGGAAGTATGGGGTTGGGGTTAGAACTTTACAAGATTATTATTTTAGATGCAGAAAGATCTTCTgcatgtgctgtgctgcctcagtTAATGtccttcttctccctctccctcctcttgttgcatttcaggttttttctgaatatttcaaGGAGTTGGAAGAAGAGAGCATTAGGgataattttgttattatttatgaGTTGTTAGATGAGCTTATGGATTTTGGTTATCCACAAACCACTGATAGTAAAATTTTACAAGAGTAAGTATCACTCAACAGTGATGACAAAGCCCTTGTAATGTTTTGAGCCTTTTTCCATAGACAAACAAATGTTTCAGTGTGTTCTAATGatcaaatatattaattttctttttttttccatgttaattCTCTGGTTGTGAAGGTACATCACTCAGGAAGGCCACAAACTTGAAACTGGAGCTCCACGCCCGCCTGCCACTGTTACAAACGCTGTTTCATGGAGATCAGAAGGGATAAAGTACAGGAAAAACGAGGTGTTCCTGGATGTCATAGAGTCAGTTAACCTTTTGGTGGGTACCTTGTAGTTTAACTCTTGTGTGAGAATTGTAGGAGGAAGTGTTAAAAAGGGCTTTTTGTACAAAAACCTGCAATAGAAAGTCTGACTGTGGAGGATGTGCTGTGACACTCAAAGCAATGTAATCATTAAGTTCCCCCAGGAAAATCCAGTACAATCCTGCTTTAATTGTGTCTATTGCTGATTTTTTGATATGTCCTTTGAtcctctgtctgtgctgcttcacGTCCCTGATTTAATTCACTCTACTGGATTAATTCCTCATAAGAAACACATCCAAGAAATCCCAGGGCACGGGAATGGGGTGGGAGTGTTTCTGGATGTCACAAGGTACCCTATCAAAGATGTCTTACCTTCCTGTTCATCTTTGTTCAGGTCAGTGCCAATGGGAATGTGCTACGCAGTGAGATAGTTGGATCCATTAAAATGAGAGTTTTCCTCTCGGGAATGCCAGAGCTGCGCCTTGGGCTGAATGACAAAGTACTCTTTGATAACACAGGCCGTGAGTGTTATCATCATAATCATCACAGATGCTATCTGGAGTCTTGAGGTTTGGGATGCCTGGGTGGCTTggtgatcacagaatcatgaaggttggaaaagccctctaaaactgctgagcagcaccaccGTATTCAGCACTaagccatgtccccaggtgccacatccacaggccttttgaacacttccaggggtggtgacCCCACtagtgccctgggcagcctgtgccaatgCATGGCCatcttttcagtgaagaaattttcctaaaatataaCCTAAACCTCCACTGGCACgacttgaggccatttcctcttgtcctgtcctgAGTTGCCTGGGAGCATagcctgacccccacctggctccatcctcctgtcagggagtcATGGAGAGTGAGAAGTCTCCCCCTGAACCtacttttctccaggctgagtccccccagctccctcagctgctccttgtgctccagccccttccccagctctgtttccttttctggacacactccagcccctcaatgctGTCCTTGTTATGAGTGGTCCAGCACTGATCACAGGATTCCAGGTGCCTCAGCAGTGTCCAGCACtgggggacagtcactgccctgatCCTAGAAAGGTGGCTAAAAGGAAGGAAtgtcagcaggcagcagctgtaCTCTGGTGAGACTTGGGCCGTGGTTTGTGTGACCTCATGTTTTCTGCTAGGTGGGAAAAGTAAATCAGTAGAACTGGAAGATGTGAAGTTCCACCAGTGTGTTCGTCTCTCTCGCTTTGAAAATGACCGGACAATCTCCTTCATCCCACCTGATGGAGAGTTTGAGCTCATGTCCTATCGCCTCAATACCCACGTGAGTCTggatctttgcctttttaaaatgagaatggTTTAGATTGTAGCCATAATagctttcccttcttttttttttttccctcttaaaacATAGGCAGCACAGGGGTTTTTGAGTCAATTATTAATAGCAAAACTTGGTGCTCACTCCTtctggaggaagaaggaagtTTAGACTTCACTTAGCAATAAGTCTCTGTATTTTCAACTGCTGTTGAAACTGTTTTTGAAATACTATGTTTTTAATCTAACTACATAATGTCAGTGTAACAATTAATTGTGCTTGTTAACAACAGTATTTATGTCACTTAGTTTGATTGGAGTATGCCAGCTATGGTGATAAAGAAAAGTCCAAAAATTCAATCTAGAGAAGGTCTATAGCAAATAAATAGTTCAGGCCCTAGTGTGTAAAACtatcaaatattttctgatgCAAGTGTTTGTTATTAGGGATTAATCTGAGACACACATTTTTAAGCCTATAATTCTTGTAGAATTGCTCATTGATATATCAGTGCTTGCTCATTTGtataattatttcttaaaaaaacacgATTCTGTCATTTTGAATACCCCAGGCTGCATTTCCTGTGTGGTTCACATATTGAGTGTCGTTTTAAGGGAAAGCAACATTTTGGTGCCTCTGTCAGAGTAAAACTCAGAGCTGTGATGTGTTTTTCCACCACCAGGTAAAGCCCCTGATCTGGATTGAATCTGTGATTGAGAAACATTCCCACAGCCGCATCGAGTACATGATCAAGGTCAGACATCCTTAAATAATTATGGCTAATTTTAgtcttcttttgtttgttttcaaagcttGATGAGCAGTACCTGCATTTTTGTACAAGtattcagcatttctgtgggaCTTAGATACCTTTGAAGACTTCGTTTTTCAGTTATGATCTCAGTTCCAGTTCTGGTTCTCAGCATACAGGTTGGGGTGGAGGGGAGCTATGTGTCTCACAGCTCTCTGAGCTCACCAGCATCATGGAAATACTTaaactctccttttctgcttggttgtttttcttctttaggcAAAGAGTCAATTTAAGCGTAGATCAACTGCCAACAATGTGGAGATTCACATCCCAGTTCCAAATGATGCAGACTCGCCAAAGTTTAAAACCACTGTTGGAAGTGTCAAATGGGTCCCAGAGAACAGTGAAATTGTCTGGTCCATTAAATCTTTTCCAGTAAGTGTTATTTTTTACTCTTACCAACAAAGAGTGTAATAATTACATATTCCATTCACATTTAGACTCTGCCTAAAGGAACTCCTGTTGGTATCAGAAAGTAGCAGTGgactcttcctctttttccatGAATGAAAGATGGAAACTTGCTAATAGatgttgtttatatttgtttcACTTGGATATTTTTTCAGAACCCGGGCAGAGAGCAGATTTTTGATTGATGTCTCTGGGTGGTGTAATCCTTGGCCTGGTTTTAGCAGCAGCTGTTTGAGTTTTGTCAGGCTCTACTTCTTGGGTGGTTCCACGAACATGAGCTCTGTCCACTGCTAGTGATGTGATAGTGCAGCTGTGTGTCACtatttaatctgaatttttgaGTATGAGGCTGGAAGAAAATGAATTATGCCTCAGGCTggatctgctgcttttttttttttttttaaagatttcacaaataaaaatacatgtcaCTCTGAAGCTCtggagaagagctggaaaaaatagTGGAGTTCAGCAGTTTGACATTAAGAAAACTACTTGTATCATTGcaagttttttattattttttgtttcaagaaaaaaacaattgtCCCTTTTGGATAGGGTGGAAAAGAATACCTGATGAGAGCTCACTT
The DNA window shown above is from Camarhynchus parvulus chromosome 28, STF_HiC, whole genome shotgun sequence and carries:
- the AP1M1 gene encoding AP-1 complex subunit mu-1; this translates as MSASAVYVLDLKGKVLICRNYRGDVDMSEVEHFMPILMEKEEEGTLSPILAHGGVRFMWIKHNNLYLVATSKKNACVSLVFSFLYKVVQVFSEYFKELEEESIRDNFVIIYELLDELMDFGYPQTTDSKILQEYITQEGHKLETGAPRPPATVTNAVSWRSEGIKYRKNEVFLDVIESVNLLVSANGNVLRSEIVGSIKMRVFLSGMPELRLGLNDKVLFDNTGRGKSKSVELEDVKFHQCVRLSRFENDRTISFIPPDGEFELMSYRLNTHVKPLIWIESVIEKHSHSRIEYMIKAKSQFKRRSTANNVEIHIPVPNDADSPKFKTTVGSVKWVPENSEIVWSIKSFPGGKEYLMRAHFGLPSVEAEDKEGKPPISVKFEIPYFTTSGIQVRYLKIIEKSGYQALPWVRYITQNGDYQLRTQ